The genomic region TTGGTTTGTCGAAAACGTGCACACGAAGCCAACGGCGGCGGGCCGGAGTCACTCCACCCGATCACACACGCCAACGTGCGGTACGACATGGCCTGGCAAATTGCCTACGTCCGTGGGAAGGACCCCGTGCCTAGTTTCACGGGTGTGGCTACTGCGTCAGCAAGTTTCGGAAACCCAACGTCCACACGTCGTCCCGAAGCGGAACGGGCGGGAATTTTACTGCGGAAGGCGGTGGAATACGCCTTGAATGCGGACGCGGCGGGCCGCACACATCCCATCAACGAACATCCTGGTATTACCGACACGACCGTGACTGTGTCTGCGCCAACCGTAACCCTTGGTCCGAGTAGTACCCAGGTGACGGTCGCCAACCAACGACACTGGATCTTGTCGCAGCCGGTCGATACGGCGGCTGCCGGAGACGTGATTACCTTGAGCTATTGGGGACCACCGACGTTGCCGGGGTCGGACGAATCTTGTCGCGCACGCTTGCCGAGACTGCTCAATTTGACGCAAGACTATCTCACACACGCAACGGCCAACGAGGACGACTCGTTGCGAATACGCGTCGTATCCGCCAAGTACTTGTCTTCCTCGCGGAGATTACACGCCGAGCGCAGTTGTACGCAGCAAGTTTACCACTATCTGTTACCCTTGCGGTGGTTGCCGGACGGCGACGAACTCGAACGATGGTGGTTACGCGACagcaaacaacaacaatcccGTGATGCGAACAgtgatggaaaagaaaaaggcggtTTGCACACGAATCGATTCGTAACTCCACCTCCGTCCGATGCCTTGCGCAAATTGCGGGACGCATTGCGTGCGGCTGAGAGTGTGGCGGTACCGAACCGCCGTGTACGTCGCAAGCCTTTGCAGAGTACGAGTCCCGCTAATGATGTTGAGAGTACTGAGGTGGGTACGAACGATTCGAACGGATTCAGTGCGTTACCTTTCGAGCTTAAATTGGCTTCAAGCCGTTACGGAACATTGGCGCACAAGGCCAAACGAGCGTGGCACAATTTTGCCGATCCAGAGCTACGCGGCGACGCCAGTCCAAACCAGGAGCCCGTCTGGCGTGTACTTGATCGCGCGAGGATTGTTGAATTTTGGTCAAGCAATACCAGAGTGTCCCTTGATAATCTTCCTACTACAGCCTCGAAAAATAGTCGAgaagaagccattgccgTCCTGGAATTTCGTGGAGACAATTTTGTTGCCCAGCAGATCCGGCGGATTGTCGCAACGGCATTGGCTGCCACGCACGGTTACACTCCGTCGGACGTATTCGAGGTGGCCACCCGACCTGACGTCTTTACTAAAACTCCGATAGCCCCCGGTGGTCGTCTCTACTTACAGGGTGCCCGCTTTCATTTTGATGAGCAACGGACGGGAGAGCAAGTTTTTGTCGGTGAAGAGGTCGTCCAGCTGAATGGCGGTACTGCGGACGATGCCACGGTTTGGGTCCAGTCCGAGCTCTTgcgccaacgaaattccGAGAAATTGCGGCAAGAAGAGTCTGAATGGCTGACGAGGCTCAAATACGCTGCGAACAAAATGAACCTTGGGATGGATGACTGGTCCAAAACCGATTCAAATCTGTTGTCACTACCGGCTGCTCCTAACAGCTTTCAAGCAGCGCTGGGTGAACTTCGCAAGATCATCAGCGAGGGATGTTGGCCCGAAACTTCAATTGCCCGGTCCAACGTGATTCGGCGAGACGATCTACGACACGATTCTAAGGACGCTCGTGCTGGTGGATCGTTTACCGTTGTCAATCCCACCTTTCGGGATGGACTGTACCGAGACGCTGTTGGTGCCAACCCGCTGCCACGCGCAAATCGACTGTTTCCGGATCTAGTCCAAGCAGTgtttgcgttggaagcatCTTTGTCAGAGCACAATTTAAAACAGGCTAACGGCGATGCCGGTATCGGGATTCATCGGAAACGAGGAGAGCCGCGTCCTCCTTCCTCACATTGTGCGATCAATTGCAACGCTCGGTTTACACCGCATGTGGACAGCGGTCGCGGAGCGGGACAAAGCTTAAGCATGATCGTGGGACTGGGAGATTATAGTGGTGGAGAGTTAGTGGTAGAGGGTAACATGCACGATATTCGCTACGAGCCTTTGGAGTTTGATGGCTGGAAACTACGGCATTGGACGAATTCATACCATGGTGAGCGGTTCTCGCTCGTGTGGTTCACGCCTGAAGTGAAAGATAGCATCTGACACCCTAACCTCCCTAGTAAGtttactaactgtaactgtaaatcccTATAGGGCTCCCAAAGGCCAGGCTGAGCGTGTCAGATGGATCGAATTAGAACAGAGAGGAATCTCCTTTCCCCATTCCAACAAGGACTTGGTATGATATTTTGAGGATCGCCAACAATCTCTTTGGGGGTTGCGAAAACTGAGAAAGTCAGTAGACGTTTTTCTGCTCTATCCCGTAGAATCAGGACTGAAAAGATTCTGATGGTTTTTTTCTAAGTATCCCTGTACAAATGATCATTTCCTTTCCTACGATACTGAAGGTTATATGGATGGCGCGAACCGAGAACGATATGCGCGATCAACAATTTGTTTCAAATATTCGTATCCCCGTTGTTTGAACCCGTTACATACATAGCAACGGCTATGCCCCTTATTCATCACCTCACAAATTGAAAATGCTGTTGTGCCTCGTCCCGTTCCACACTGTTTGAATCCTTCTTCACCCCTCAGGCTATCCGAACACAGCTTTTTCGTGCAACCCTCCAAATCACCGTTTCGATATCATGAATCActacaccaacaacaaccttCGGAAGGTTTACCACGATCCTCGAACCGATCGTTTCGCCGTGGTTGTGCCGTTGCGACCGCGCAGTTTGCTGGATCTTTTTGAAGCCTGCTGTCACCGTCCTTCGGTTGGATCGGAGGTCGGCatcgacaaaaccaaaaatCGTTGTGTACGGAGCCGTGACCAAGAGTTGACTTCTTCAGGGGAATTTAAGCATCAGCAGAGCATGGGAGGGGTGGCGCTCGAAGTGCCCAAGGCTGCTGTCGACAATTCCAAGGGTCCACTTTTGGGGTCCTTACTTCTTGATCAACTACTGGGTCGCCCGAGCCATTCTGTTGGGGCAGCAGGTATGTTAAACATTTCTCATATGTTTCTTTTAGAAATCAATCAACAGCAGTTGCTCATGTCTTCCTTAACCTCGTAGAACATGGGAACCAAAGCGATCAGTCGAATACATTTTTCATTCGACGCAAGctgcttcgtcgtcgtcatttgCACAAAATTCAAAAGGAACGTGAAGAACGAGCCACCACTGCTGCATCAGCCTCTGTACAAATTCAGCACCCTCGACCCATCTACGCCCATTCTTCTTACCAACCCGCTTTCTACCGAGGAATGCCGCAGTACCACCATTTTATGGAAGTTCCGCAAATAACAATCCAAGCTGATTGTATGCGCATGCCGTGTATTTCGCCGGTCCAGATTTCCAATAAGCGGCGTAAGATTGGAGTCGTGGAGGCGATTCCGGTTTCCGTCTGAGTGAGGGAAGCACGCAACACGACGAGGTTCTCTCCCAAACTAGCCTGAATTCGACGTCCGCTGAAGCGTCCTAGCGAGAAAGCGGTCACATTTCGACCCTTTGGACAACTACCAAAAACTCATAAAACAAACCAACATACTAGCGCTACCATACAGAAGTGCTATCAATACATCCAGTCTGACTCGTTTCTTATTGTCGCCTGCGTTGGCGTATAGCGAGCGCAATAGATATCATAAAACAGCTTCCAGCCAAAGTTGTAGCGAGAGCCAAGGGTCTAATCCAAGCTTCCAAATTGACTCCTTGTTCTATATGGCTACATGCGGAGTGGTCAGATAGCTGTCCTTTTCCCAATACCTCAGCTACTTCAACTTTACGCCTCACGGACCCTCCTGAGGATGTAGCTAATGCCTGTTGTTTTGTTCCTCCTCCGCATCCGCTGCCACCATCTTCAATATCTTTAACGTCACCCTTCGCGTTGTGTTCATTTTGCGATTGCTTGTTTTCGCGGAGCGTGATAAGCTGTCCACAAGCGCTGTCGATATCGGCTCCCATAGTCTTGCGAATAGTGCAGAAAGACCCGTACGATACCACAATTTCCCGGAATTCTTCCATGTGTTCGCGGCTTGGGCAGCGCAATACGTCCCGTACATTGGTCTGATTGTAGGGAATGAGATTGACGACCAAATGACGATTCTCGCACAGCTTCCCCAACTGATGGGCACATTCCAATGTCGAGGTGGGACCTTCCAACATGACGTATTCAATCATGGCTCTCCGTCGCGTACTTTCCTTAATTCGTTCGGCTGCAGTATAGTGACGGGATGAGCCGCTCGTTCCATTGCCACGGTTTGTCCTCTTTTGGAGATATGCCATCATATGTTGATCTAATGCGTCAATCAAATCTTCTAACGGATAGTGCTTGGCCGTGGGGACAATAGCCTGGCGATCTTGCTGGTTCGGAGCATGCAAGGACAAGGCTAGACTTACTTCGGGCAGTTCCGCCGTGAGTTTCCGAATCTGTGACACCAATCCGACCGTACTGACCGTAACCCTGCCGTGCGCCAGATTCCAACGCTGGCGATCAATCAGGGCTCGACAGGCTTCTACTACATTGCTGTAGTTGTCCAGTGGTTCTCCCATGCCCATGAAAACCTAAAGTAATGAAATTCAAATACATGCTGATTAGGACCCAATACAGACAATCCACAAGTATCAAATTCTCGCAGCCACGAATGGCCAACACGTACCACATTTCGCACAAGATCTAGCTTAGGCAAAGGCTGTTGGGAAATTTGAGAAATGTCCGTCCCGTCGTCACtattttctttgttttccaacCCGTCCTTCTGTTGCATTTGTTGCCATTCGTCGGCGAGCAGCGCGTCGGCATGCACGATTTGTTCCAAAATCTCGCCCGCCGTCAAATTTCCCGACAGTCCCATGGTACCGGTGGCACAAAAGGTGCAACCCATGGCACAGCCGCACTGACTACTCACGCAGAGCGAGGCCCGGGAGTTGTTGCTTGTAGCCGTCGAAACGTAACGCATCAAGACCGATTCGACCAACTGTCCGTCGTGCAGTTGTACAGCCAGCTTCGTGGTGGACCGATCGGCGGAGGTTTGGGCAAACTCAATGCGGGAAGTCACCGTAACAAATCCACTGCTTTGGGCGTCTTCTTGCAGAAAGTCCAGGAATTTGCGGGGCAGCTGCGACTTGTTCCGATTCTTTTTAGTGGAGACGCGATTCTTCAACGGCCGCACCACAGTCGGGCCCGAGGAGGTCTCCCCATTTTCAAATTTGTAGTAGTTCGCTACAAAGGTAGGAAGATCGGGATAGTGCTGGCGATGGAGTGCCGCGTAAAAGGCTGTGATGTGGAAAGGAGAAATCATCAGATTCCGGTCTTCCAAGGTTTGCACCAGGGCACGCCGATCGAGAATCGAGTTGGGAAAGGGCGCTTTCCGGCGACGCCGTACGCTACCGGAACCAGTTTTGCTGTCGTATGGAGAAGGGAGAGGGGCTACCATTGTGTCTGGAATGtttgaaagaagaaagtgaTACGAGGAGATGGCGAAAATTGAAAATTTTACCGACACAGTACTCGCTAACAGTCAGTCGTCTTCATGGCCACATTTCAGGGTCAACATATTCCATCCCGACGAACACCGGTAGGTCTCGAAACCCTGACAATCTTGCGTGGCGAGAAATCGGGTTATGAGCGAAATGAAGTGAAGTACCGGCCGACGCCAGTCCGTCGCTCCACTCCAATTTGTGGGACTAGGCGCAAAATGGTAGAAAAGACAACTATTTCCAATGTACCATACATTTATACTAGTTTGGTTACGTTATAATTTTTAGCTACCTATTGGCAGGTACACAGTTTGCGGTCCCTTCTTTAAATTCTTGATCACGATTTGGTCTGCAGACGTAAAAGCATCTCAAACCACTGTCGCAAGGCGTCACCCAAAACTTCCGGCAAAGTCTGCATATCCTTCAAGACAATATAGTATGGAAAAGGATAATCTTCGATGAAAGACTTGACTTTGGGTTTGCCGTTTTCGAAGGAGACTTCCTTCATATTCACAATGCTACTACTCCGAGCGTTTGCGCTGCTCTCCACAATAACCATGGCCAACAAGATATTGCGTTCCATCATTTCACGAATCAACCGTCGCAACGTTTCCCTACTATCCCGTTCAATCCGACCATCACTGATCAGAAAGACCAGTTGCATCGATGAGTTGCCCCCCGCGGCATCAAGCGCTTGTAGCGCACTTTCTACGCACAGTGCTGTCCGAGTTCGCGGTTGAGCAAACGTAAAGTTCCGAACCACATTGGCCCCACTTTCCGCAGTAAAGGGTTGGTGGAAGTCGTGAAGTAGTCGCATTTCATTGCCAAAACTCGCCACGCCCAATTCACCGACATCCAACTGCCCCATTCCGTTGGCCAAGGTAGCCAAGGCGTGTAAGGCTATATCACCAGCGCCAGCTTTCATACTTTCCGAGTCGTCCACAGCCAGCAGAATCCGGTAATCTCGTTTTGCCGGTTTCGTCCGACGCAACCAGATTTTATCCTTACGGTAACCGCTCGCCACATAGCCAATCACACGTTTCATGTTAATGCGTTTGCCTGTCCGATAATCTCCACGAAGTTTGGAGGCCACAAGGGGTTCCAACACTAGACGGAGCTTTTCGCACAAGCGGCGTGACAAACTATGCGTATTCCCCACAATCATGCTCCATTGCGCCCGGGCCGCGTCCTGGTCAGCCAGTGAGGCACCCGTCAAGACGCTTTCTTCAACAATTGTATCACGATAAATTTCTAGAGCGACCGAGTCATCCTGTACTTGGAGCTGGGACAAGTCCGCCATAACCTGATTGCCAGTCGCATGTTGCTCGCTATCGTTCTCGTTGACATATTCGCCGCTTGCTTCGTCTCGGTCGACGAAGTCATTtccgtcttcgtccatggtATCCTCATTGTCATTTGGGGCGTTCTCGTCCTTTGTTGCAGTTGGACCACGATCTTTGTTCGTTTGAGACCTGCGCTTTTCCTGTGATTTCTCGTCGGTGACGGTCCTTTGGGGTTCCTTTTCGAGGACGCTTTCGCCTTGCACCTCCGCTTCAATTTCGTCTAAATCCATAGCTTCCGTGTCTTCTACTTCCCCTAAGGCTTGTGTGGTGCCCTGCTGGTTCTCGCCGACGTATTCAAAGTCCCCTTGAGCGTTTTCGTTCGTCTTCTGCTGTTCAAGTTGGTCACTTATTTCAAGCAATTCATCATTGCTGCCTTCCGGTTGGACAATGTTCAGTCTTCGGTGCCAGTATTTTGTGGCATCTCCTGGGTTCTTGAGTGGATTGGGAATCTCGTCGAAAGGCTGACTCGTGTCCCAATTTTGTCCCTCATTTGTCAAACCTTGGCCTTGGTTGGCCCCAGAGCTGCTACCACCCGCACCAGACGGCTCCATCTCGGAAGCCTGGGTATCTTGACCGTTtacctcttcctcttcgcctTTGCCATCACCACCAGCGTCATCGTCCTCCCTAGTGTCGTCTTGGACTGCGTCCGTGCCATCTTGTGCGCGCACGCCTAGACCTTCATTCGAGTCCGTAGGCTCCCGGGCCATCTGGCTGGGGGGCTGCATATCAGGATTCGAATCGTCTTCTGGCTCTTCATCGTTTACTTCATCAGGAATGGCATTTTCTGCCCTAATTGCA from Phaeodactylum tricornutum CCAP 1055/1 PHATR_bd_8x17 genomic scaffold, whole genome shotgun sequence harbors:
- a CDS encoding predicted protein; the protein is MMSRRWILFTTAWIRFGLVVLPAIRAFSFPPTSRLALVRGSCLRRGDRQHWPSDDHPLTSLRNAVSHNPETVSSEVGGGSSGKSSSTATNATTQTIRVLESVLPVCQFCELPFGSRNALFRHLRTDLVCRKRAHEANGGGPESLHPITHANVRYDMAWQIAYVRGKDPVPSFTGVATASASFGNPTSTRRPEAERAGILLRKAVEYALNADAAGRTHPINEHPGITDTTVTVSAPTVTLGPSSTQVTVANQRHWILSQPVDTAAAGDVITLSYWGPPTLPGSDESCRARLPRLLNLTQDYLTHATANEDDSLRIRVVSAKYLSSSRRLHAERSCTQQVYHYLLPLRWLPDGDELERWWLRDSKQQQSRDANSDGKEKGGLHTNRFVTPPPSDALRKLRDALRAAESVAVPNRRVRRKPLQSTSPANDVESTEVGTNDSNGFSALPFELKLASSRYGTLAHKAKRAWHNFADPELRGDASPNQEPVWRVLDRARIVEFWSSNTRVSLDNLPTTASKNSREEAIAVLEFRGDNFVAQQIRRIVATALAATHGYTPSDVFEVATRPDVFTKTPIAPGGRLYLQGARFHFDEQRTGEQVFVGEEVVQLNGGTADDATVWVQSELLRQRNSEKLRQEESEWLTRLKYAANKMNLGMDDWSKTDSNLLSLPAAPNSFQAALGELRKIISEGCWPETSIARSNVIRRDDLRHDSKDARAGGSFTVVNPTFRDGLYRDAVGANPLPRANRLFPDLVQAVFALEASLSEHNLKQANGDAGIGIHRKRGEPRPPSSHCAINCNARFTPHVDSGRGAGQSLSMIVGLGDYSGGELVVEGNMHDIRYEPLEFDGWKLRHWTNSYHGERFSLVWFTPEVKDSI
- a CDS encoding predicted protein; translation: MISPFHITAFYAALHRQHYPDLPTFVANYYKFENGETSSGPTVVRPLKNRVSTKKNRNKSQLPRKFLDFLQEDAQSSGFVTVTSRIEFAQTSADRSTTKLAVQLHDGQLVESVLMRYVSTATSNNSRASLCVSSQCGCAMGCTFCATGTMGLSGNLTAGEILEQIPLPKLDLVRNVVFMGMGEPLDNYSNVVEACRALIDRQRWNLAHGRVTVSTVGLVSQIRKLTAELPEVSLALSLHAPNQQDRQAIVPTAKHYPLEDLIDALDQHMMAYLQKRTNPMIEYVMLEGPTSTLECAHQLGKLCENRHLVVNLIPYNQTNVRDVLRCPSREHMEEFREIVVSYGSFCTIRKTMGADIDSACGQLITLRENKQSQNEHNAKGDVKDIEDGGSGCGGGTKQQALATSSGGSVRRKVEVAEVLGKGQLSDHSACSHIEQGVNLEAWIRPLALATTLAGSCFMISIALAIRQRRRQ